One genomic region from Alosa alosa isolate M-15738 ecotype Scorff River chromosome 12, AALO_Geno_1.1, whole genome shotgun sequence encodes:
- the barhl1b gene encoding barH-like homeobox 1b produces MEPSTNGSSFGIDSLLSHRPGSPVMSKGDSLVGECRSPLEFSPRSDLESECSSPPSPRRECGDEAAQRQGHALGLPAHLQLGQISAGSQPRTVTSSFLIRDILADCKPLAACAPYSSNGQPTQEGGRLASKIADEYIEKIHSNSSSDSEYKVKEEGDREISSSRDSSQVRLKKPRKARTAFTDHQLAQLERSFERQKYLSVQDRMELAASLNLTDTQVKTWYQNRRTKWKRQTAVGLELLAEAGNYSALQRMFPSPYFYPQSLVSNLDPGAALYLYRGPSAPPPALQRPLVPRILLHGLQGGSEPPPPLTSLSGVLPRPTQPR; encoded by the exons ATGGAGCCGTCCACTAACGGGTCCAGTTTTGGGATCGACTCGCTACTCTCACACAGACCCGGCAGTCCGGTCATGTCGAAAGGGGACAGTCTTGTCGGGGAATGCCGTTCTCCGCTGGAGTTCAGCCCACGGTCTGACCTGGAAAGCGAATGCTCGTCTCCCCCCTCGCCGAGACGAGAATGCGGAGACGAGGCAGCCCAGCGACAGGGTCACGCACTCGGGCTGCCGGCCCACCTCCAGCTCGGCCAGATCTCTGCCGGTTCGCAGCCTCGGACTGTCACCTCATCTTTCCTTATTAGAGACATTTTAGCTGACTGCAAACCGCTGGCCGCTTGCGCGCCATATTCAAGCAACGGCCAGCCAACTCAAGAAGGGGGCCGACTGGCCTCTAAAATAGCAGACGAGTACATCGAAAAGATACACAGTAATTCTTCATCAGACAGCGAATACAAAG TGAAAGAAGAAGGCGACAGAGAAATTTCAAGCAGCAGGGACAGCTCGCAGGTCCGCCTGAAGAAGCCCCGGAAGGCGCGCACCGCCTTCACGGACCATCAACTGGCCCAACTCGAGCGCAGCTTCGAGCGCCAAAAGTACCTGAGCGTGCAAGACCGGATGGAGCTGGCAGCCTCGCTAAATCTCACTGACACACAGGTGAAAACCTGGTACCAGAATAGGAG GACCAAGTGGAAGAGACAAACGGCAGTGGGACTTGAACTGTTAGCGGAAGCTGGAAACTACTCCGCTCTGCAAAGGATGTTCCCCTCGCCATACTTCTACCCACAGAGTTTGGTGTCCAACTTGGATCCAGGGGCGGCGCTATATCTGTACAGAGGACCTTCGGCCCCTCCACCGGCTCTGCAACGACCTCTCGTCCCGCGGATTCTTCTACATGGTCTTCAGGGCGGAAGCGAGCCACCGCCACCCTTAACCTCCCTCTCTGGCGTGCTGCCGCGGCCCACGCAGCCGCGATGA